CGCAAACCCTCGTTCGATCCGGGCGGTGAGATCAAGCTCTTCGCCGGGAATAACGATCAGCGCGGGGCGATGTTTGACGTCACCGGCGCGCTGGACGACAACGACCGCGTGGCGGCCCGTCTGAGCGGCATGACCCGCTACGCCGACTCTCAGTTCGATCCGCTGAAAGAGGAGCGTTACGCTCTGATGCCAAGCCTGACCTGGCGCATCACCGATAACACCCGTCTGGATCTGATGGCCTATCTGCACCGCGATCCCGAGGGCGGCAGCCACTCCGGCCTGCCATACGACGGCACCGTGGTGCCGCACAACGGGAAGATGATCTCCAACACCTTCTTTGAGGGCGAGGACGACTACGACAAGTACGATCGTCGCGAGGAGATGGTCGGCTACAACATCGAGCACATGTTTGACAGCGGCTGGTCGGTGCGCCAGAAGCTGCGCTATCTGCACACCAAAGTGGAGCTGAACCAGGTCTATGCCGCAGGCTGGCTGAACGATACCGAACTTAACCGCGGTTACTCCGGCTCTGACGAGAAGATGGATGCCATCACCATCGACAACCAGGTCGACGGCAGCTTTGACACCTGGGCGGTGAACCACCGCGTGCTGATTGGCCTCGATTACCAGGATCGCAGCAACAATACTACCGGCTACTACGGCGGCTTCCCGCCGATCGACGCCTTCCACCCGGTGTATGGCGCGAAGCCGGACTACATCACCATGTACAGCCAGGAGAAGCACAAGCTGCGTCAGACCGGCTACTACCTGCAGGATCAGCTCTCGCTGGATAACTGGCGTCTGACCCTGGGCGGTCGCTACGATCAGGTGAGCGTGTCGAATATCGACAAGCTGAACGATACCCGCAGCGATCTGGACAAGAACAACTTCAGCAGCCGTGCGGCGCTGCTCTACCTGTTTGATAACGGGATCGCGCCGTACATCAGCTACTCCACCGCCTTCACCCCGACCAGCTTTGCCGATGCCAACGGCGATCTGCTGGATCCGATGAAAGGCAAGCAGTGGGAAGCGGGCGTGAAGTTTGAGCCGGAGGGGATGAACAGCCAGTTCAGCGCCTCGGTGTTCCGCATCAACCAGAAAAACATCGCCACCAAAGAGGAGCCGACCGATCCGTACCGCTCTATCGGTGAGATCGAATCCGAAGGGGTGGAGCTGGAAGCGGTAGGGCAGCTAACCGACAGCCTGCGCCTGCAGGCGGCGTACACCTATACCGACATCCGCTACAAGAAGAGCAGCCCGGAGGAAGAGGGCAAGCGTGCGGTCTATGCCCCGCGCAATATGGCCAGCGGCTGGCTGAGCTATGACGTCAAAACCGGGCCGCTCGATGGCCTGACGGTGGGCTCCGGCGTGCGTTACGTTAATGGCGTGACCAGCGATCGCATGAACACCCATACGCTGCCGTCCTACACGCTGGTGGATCTGGCGGTGGGCTATGACCTGTCGAAGGTGGGGCTGACCGGGGTGAGCGCGCAGTTGAACGTCAACAACCTGACGGACGAAAGCTACGTCGCGGCCTGTAACTCGCTCTCCTACTGCTACTTTGGTGCCGAGCGCAGCATTGTCGGCAGCGTGTCGTGGAAGTTCTGATGTAAAACTGCCCGGTGGCGCTGCGCTTACCGGGCCTACGGTTTTTTCCCTCTCCCCTTTGAGGAGAGGGTCAGGGTGAGGGGAACAGGCCGCACTAACCTGCCATCGCGATATTCACCGCTTCCCCCATCTGTTCCACCGCCGCGCGGTGCTTCTCGTTGGGCGGCAAGGCACAGTTAATCCGCAAACAGTTCCGGTATTTGCCGGAAGCCGAAAAGAGCGATCCGGCGGCGATCTGAATGTTAAACCGGGTTAACTCCCGCGAAACGCAAACCATGTCCACATGTTCAGGCAGCTCCACCCACAGCATGTAACCCCCCATCGGGCGCGTCACGCAAATCCCACAGGGGAAAAACTGCCGCACCCAGCAGGTGTAGGTATCAATATTCTGCTGGTAGATCTGGCGCATCCGCCGCACGTGGCGATGGTAATACCCTTCCCGGATAAAGGCGGCCAGCGCCAGCTGGCTGACGGGTACGTTGGTGCCGCTGGCGGCATACTTCATGTGCATGATCCGGTCGTGATAGCGGCCCGGGGCGATCCATCCCACGCGCAGACCGGGGGCGACGGTTTTGGTAAAGGAGTTGCACAGCAGCACCCGGCCATCGATGTCCAGCGAGTGGATGCTGCAGGGACGCGGATATTCAAACGCCAGCTCGCCGTAAATATCGTCTTCAAAGATCACGATATCGTGGCGCTGGGCCAGCGCCAGCAGCTGACGCTTGCGGGCTTCGGGCATGATAAACCCGAGCGGGTTGTTGCAGTTGGGCACCACAATCACCCCTTTGATCGGCCACTGCTCCAGGGCCAGCTCCAGCGCTTCCACGCTGATCCCGGTCACCGGATCGGTGGGGATCTCGATCGCCTTGATCCCCAGACCACGCAGCATCTGCATGGTGCCGTAGAACGAGGGGGATTCCAGCGCCACGATGTCGCCGGGCTTACAGATCGTCAGCAATGCCAGGGAGAGGGCGCTGTGACAGCCGCTGGTGATGATGAGATCGTCGGCGGTGACCACCGATCCGGCGTCCAGCATCAGGCGGGCGATCTGCTCGCGCAGCTCACGTCGCCCGGCGAGCTCGTCGTAGCTTAAGATCTCTTTGACGCTGTGCTGCGCCAAACGGCTCAGCTCTTTCCACAGGGGCTTGAGGCTCGGCTGGGTCAGGTCCGGCTGGCCGCCGCCAAAGGCGGTGATGTCGTTTTTGGTACGCCCCTCCATCAGGGTCAGCACTTCATCCCACTGGGTCACCTCCACCGGACGCTGCACCGGGCGCGACATCGCCGGCACCGGCGGCTGGGCCTTACGCGGAGCAACAAAATAGCCCGAGCGCGGCTGGGGGGTGATCAGCTGTAAGTTTTCGAGGATCTGATAGGCCTGCTGTATGGTGCTGATGCTGACGCCGTGCTCCTGGCTTAGCGCACGCACCGAGGGTAAACGCTCTCCGCTGCGATACAGCCCCTGCTCAATGCGTTCCGCCAGAAGATTGGCCAGATGTTGGTAGCGCGTCATGCTGTATCCCTTATTGTCACCATACAGAAAATAAAACCAGTACAGATGGCGATAAAAATCGCCATGCAGTTCTTGTTTTAGACGATCTGTATGTTAAAAAAAAGTAATTTTTGAATCTGTATTGCAAGGTGCGTAATCCGTGATGATAACCCCTCAGACAACCTGAGGAGAACATCATGGAATTCAATGAAAATCGTGCCAGACGTCCTTTTGCCATTTTTATCCTGACGGGAAGAATTTTTGCCCGCTGGTATCGCATCAACCGCACGCGCAGGATTTTGAGCAAGTTAAGCGATGAGCATCTGAAGGATATCGGACTGTCGCGACATGATTTGTAACTTGCGGGGGTATCGCCCGGTGGCGCTACACTTACCGGGCCTACGGATCGTGCGGCCTGGGGTTTCGTAGGCCGGGTAAGGCGTAGCCGCCACCCGGCGCGTTTCAGCGCAACAGTTCAAGCGTCTGCTGCTTCGGCCGTTCCAG
This DNA window, taken from Leclercia adecarboxylata, encodes the following:
- a CDS encoding DUF1127 domain-containing protein, with product MEFNENRARRPFAIFILTGRIFARWYRINRTRRILSKLSDEHLKDIGLSRHDL
- the foxA gene encoding ferrioxamine B receptor FoxA produces the protein MALEIFMFAKSRLALLVGWVTGSVALPLMAQDTPKTETVVVTSQMQSGATKLETPDIETPQAVSIVTREQFEEQGATSVRQAVSYTPGVYSNQIGASNRFDYIVLRGFSDGSLDNVYLDGLKMMGDTNSHSSLVVDPWFLENIEVVRGPASVLYGRSSPGGIVALTSRKPSFDPGGEIKLFAGNNDQRGAMFDVTGALDDNDRVAARLSGMTRYADSQFDPLKEERYALMPSLTWRITDNTRLDLMAYLHRDPEGGSHSGLPYDGTVVPHNGKMISNTFFEGEDDYDKYDRREEMVGYNIEHMFDSGWSVRQKLRYLHTKVELNQVYAAGWLNDTELNRGYSGSDEKMDAITIDNQVDGSFDTWAVNHRVLIGLDYQDRSNNTTGYYGGFPPIDAFHPVYGAKPDYITMYSQEKHKLRQTGYYLQDQLSLDNWRLTLGGRYDQVSVSNIDKLNDTRSDLDKNNFSSRAALLYLFDNGIAPYISYSTAFTPTSFADANGDLLDPMKGKQWEAGVKFEPEGMNSQFSASVFRINQKNIATKEEPTDPYRSIGEIESEGVELEAVGQLTDSLRLQAAYTYTDIRYKKSSPEEEGKRAVYAPRNMASGWLSYDVKTGPLDGLTVGSGVRYVNGVTSDRMNTHTLPSYTLVDLAVGYDLSKVGLTGVSAQLNVNNLTDESYVAACNSLSYCYFGAERSIVGSVSWKF
- a CDS encoding PLP-dependent aminotransferase family protein — translated: MTRYQHLANLLAERIEQGLYRSGERLPSVRALSQEHGVSISTIQQAYQILENLQLITPQPRSGYFVAPRKAQPPVPAMSRPVQRPVEVTQWDEVLTLMEGRTKNDITAFGGGQPDLTQPSLKPLWKELSRLAQHSVKEILSYDELAGRRELREQIARLMLDAGSVVTADDLIITSGCHSALSLALLTICKPGDIVALESPSFYGTMQMLRGLGIKAIEIPTDPVTGISVEALELALEQWPIKGVIVVPNCNNPLGFIMPEARKRQLLALAQRHDIVIFEDDIYGELAFEYPRPCSIHSLDIDGRVLLCNSFTKTVAPGLRVGWIAPGRYHDRIMHMKYAASGTNVPVSQLALAAFIREGYYHRHVRRMRQIYQQNIDTYTCWVRQFFPCGICVTRPMGGYMLWVELPEHVDMVCVSRELTRFNIQIAAGSLFSASGKYRNCLRINCALPPNEKHRAAVEQMGEAVNIAMAG